DNA from Candidatus Gastranaerophilales bacterium:
ATTTCTTTTTGCGTCGGATAAAGTTTAAGACTTTCGCCCAGATATCTATAGGCACTTTCATTTTTTGAAATTAAAGACGCAATTGTCGGAATGATTTTGTTTAAATATATTGAATAAAAGGGTTTAATTATTTTGTTAGGTTGTCCCATATCGAGTATCGCAAGTGTTCCCCCGGGGGCAAGTTTTTTGTATGCTTCTTTTAAAAAAGTATCTACATTTGGTAGATTTCTGAGCCCGAAGCCTATTGTTATTAAGTCAGGTGCGATTTTCTGTTTATGTAATTCGGTCATATCGAATTGAGCAAGTGATACGTTTTTGCAAGAGGAGAGCTTTTTTGAGGCGATTTTAAGCATAGTAGTAGAGAAATCAAGCCCCTTAATGTTTGAATTCGGGTATTTGTCGGCGAGAAAAACCAAAAGGTCGCCAGAGCCGCAACAAGCGTCTAATATTAATTGAGGGTTCTGTATTGGCAAATCCTTTATGAAGGATTTTTTGATTAGGCTTTGTAAGCCTAAAGACATCAAATTGTTTATTACATCGTAAGTCGGTGCAATAGATTGAAAAAGAGCTTTAATCCCGTTTTTGTCTGTTTTGGTGTATAAATTTTTCATTTTAGTATTATATCAGATTTGCGGGGCAATTTTTTATCCTAAAAAACCTTTATTATAGCAGGTTAATATTTGGGGCGTTGTATGCTAAAGACAAACAGAGTTCAAAATAATGAGCAAGTGAAGCTTGCTAAAACTGGTGAAGATGCTTCTTCTCAAAAGTCTTTGAAGAAAACTTCATGCCCTGTAAATGTTAAGTCGGTTTATGACAAAAACGGTCTATCGCAAGCATATATGGCAATGTGTTTGCCAAATGTTAATTTTCATAAGTCTTGATTATTTGATTTGAAAATATACATTGGCAACGGCAGTTACTTTTTTGTCAATTGTAGTTGCATCGTTTACGCCCATGTCGCTTACAGAGTTTGAGTCAGGAGC
Protein-coding regions in this window:
- a CDS encoding ubiquinone/menaquinone biosynthesis methyltransferase; translated protein: MKNLYTKTDKNGIKALFQSIAPTYDVINNLMSLGLQSLIKKSFIKDLPIQNPQLILDACCGSGDLLVFLADKYPNSNIKGLDFSTTMLKIASKKLSSCKNVSLAQFDMTELHKQKIAPDLITIGFGLRNLPNVDTFLKEAYKKLAPGGTLAILDMGQPNKIIKPFYSIYLNKIIPTIASLISKNESAYRYLGESLKLYPTQKEMIQKLKNIGFINAKNKNYLFGTIATQIAQKPTE